The following is a genomic window from Bacteroidia bacterium.
GCAATGGCAGGCAACGACACGAACGTCGGGCGACACTCTGTACCTCGATGCCACGCCTCCGGCCTCCGGTCTCACTGCTGGGGACTATTCCGTCCTTCGCGTGACGCTGACCGCATCCTCGGCAATCTCGCGCGATCTGCAACCGACATTTCAGACGCAAGCATCGTCGTGCATCTTCGCCACGCCCGGGACGGTGAATCGCGCCGTGTTGATTGCGCTCGACACGATGCGCACCGAGCGCGGTGCTACAGCGGATATGCCTATCCGTATATATGACTCCGGGTTGCCTGAAGGTGTGCAGGATGTTGTGTTCCGTGTCAGCATCGATACCGCGTATGCCCGATTCAATGCCGCTGCCCCATGGACGGACGAGCCAGGTTGGCAGGGATCGTGGGCCCTCATCGATGCGGGTACACTTGTCATGCGGCTTGACCGCCTCACGACCGATGGGACTGTTCCGGCCGGCCGGGCAGGCATCACGACGTTGTATACTTCGCCGCTTCATATTCCTGTAGCAATCGATCTTTCCGTTGTCAATGCGTTCGGCACACCGCCACAATTCCGGTCCGAAGCAGGCCTGATCGTTCTGAGTGATTCCTGTCATCCCGGTATCGTCATGCTCAGCGGACTCTCCATATCTCCGCCCCGACCGAATCCGGCGAATTACGAGGTACTCCTTGATGTCGATGTCCTCGGGGATACATCTATCCGACTGCAGTTGCTGGATGCGGGCGGTAAACCAGTGAATGAAAGAACCATGGAGATGAGAAAAGGTCTGTCAACCGTGCGCCTGGGGGTGTCATCTCTGCCATCGGGCAGCTACAGCATTCTTTGCCAGAGTGTATACGGCATTACGGTACAGCCGCTTCGCATCATTCGGTGATCTGTACCTGCCGTTCGATCGTAGCACGTTGTGCGCCCCTGTCCAGGGTCTCGAAAATCCTTTCGCGTTCAGAGTGCGGTGAGTATTTTGATACGATTGAATATCGCTCCGGATTTCCAACAGGTTTGCAAGCATTATGAATTATCTTTCTCTTTGTTCCACACTGCTTCTTCTCCTTGCCTCCACGGTTTGTACAGATCCACTCGCCGCACAGACACCCGCACAGAAAGCCGCCGCGTCCGCCTTCGTGGATGCCTTCGCCGCGCGTAACTGGGATGCGTTGCGCGCCATCGCCCATCCGGATTTTCAGCAAAAAGTGACCGTCGAACAACTCGAGAAATTGCTCGACGATATGGAAAGCCGGGCCGGGAAGTTACAGCGGCACAGCTTCTACAGCGGTGAATTCAATCGCAGCTATGCCAACGTCGTGCACCGGCTCCATTTCAAAAAGGATTCCATCGGTCTCCGCATCGTTGTGGATTCGCTGAATTTCGTCGGCGGAATGTGGATTGAGCCGATTCAGAAGGTGTATGCTTTCGCCCCACCGCCTTATGCGGACAGTACGCGGTTTTTCGAGGAAACGATCAGCTTCGGAGGAGAGCAGGCGCTTCCGGGTGTGATCACGGTGCCTAAGGGCAAGGGACCGTTTCCTGCTGTCGTGCTCGTTCACGGATCGGGACCGCAGGACCGGGACCAGACGGTGAATGGAAATAAGATGTTTCGCGACCTGGCCTGGGGCCTGGCCTCGAAAGGCATCATGGTATTGCGCTACGACAAGCGTACACGGGTACACGGACCGAAAATGAATCTGCTGAAGCTCACCGTGCAGGAGGAAAGTATCGACGATGCTGTCGAAGGGCTTCGTCTTCTGCGTGGGCACAGTGCCGCGGATACCAATCGCCTCATTCTGCTGGGACACAGCCTGGGCGCCGCTCTCGCTCCCGAAATCGCGACGCAGTCAGGTGTAACCAAGGGCGTCGTCATGCTTGCGCCCATCGCCCGTCCGCTGGAGGTGGTGATATCCGATCAGCTTCGCTACATCGCCTCGCAGCAGGATACATTGACCGAGCAGGAATCCGTGAAACTCCATACCGAGCTGCAGAAGGCAGCACAGATAGCCGACGAGTCGCTGGGCGCGAGCCGTCTTCTGCTCGGTGTGCCCGCGTCCTACTACTACGACATGCACAAGCGCGACCAGAAGGCCTACGCCCGCGCTCTCGGTGTGCCGATATTCATTGCACGTGGCGAAAAGGACTATCAGGCGCCGCAGATGGAATACGTGCTCTGGCAGGACTATCTGAAAGACATTCCGAAGGTGACGTTCAAAACCTATCGGAACTGCTACCACCCCTTCATCGAAACCGATGCGAAACCCGGACCATGGAATTACACCATGGAAGGGCATGTCACGGAGGAATTGATCAACGACCTTGTCCGCTGGTGTACGTCTTTTTCGCTCGATGCAGCGGACGCGACTCAGGAAAAGGAGTACAGGGTCCGATGACGACATCCATCACATGAGCGGCGGTGACAAGGGCGGCAAGATTCACCGCCGTGTGCAGAAGCGCAAGGATATAGAGAAACAGTGGCGTAAAGGTGAGGCGCGCTGGTCCTACGAGGGGGATGCGGAAGCGGACGAAAACAGTCTTCAGCATGTGCTCGGCGCTCCGCGGCGGCATCACCTTGTGGATACACACGGTGAGCACGAAGCCGTTGTCGTGCAAACGGGAGGGACGCATACGCTGCTGCAGGATGGGACGGTCATTCTTCGCGCCAAACCCCGCCGTTCCACCACCAGCGAGAACCGCAAAAGCACTCTCATCGCCATCGGCGACCGCGTCCGCTACCGCCCCGCGAGCGCGGATGAAGCCATCATCACGCACGTGTACGAACGCAATTCCTGGCTGCTTCGCCAGTCTATCCGTGATGCCGAGTATGCGCAGGTGCTCGTGGCGAATATCGACATGGTGGTGGTCACGACTGCGGCGACCGCCGAATTGCTTCGTCCCGGCCTCATCGATCGTTATCTCATCGCAGCCGCCATGGGCGGGATGGACACCTGCGTGGTCGTGAATAAGATTGATTTACCGGACGAAGAAGACCGCGCGTGGGTGGAGGAAGTGGCCGCCATGTACCGCGACGCCGGGTATGAGGCGGTACTGACGAGCTGCGTGACGGGCGAGGGGATGGAAGAACTCCGGGTCGTACTGAAGGATAAACTCAGCGCGTTTTCCGGTCACAGTGGTGTTGGTAAAACCAGTATTCTCAACGAACTTCTCCCGGAGCTCCGGGAAAAAACCGCAGATCTGAGCGAGCAAAGCCAGCGCGGCATGCACACCACCACGCGCAGTACCCTGTACGCACTACCCGGCGGGGGCGCCATCGCCGACACGCCCGGCATACGCGAGTTCGGACTCTTTTATTTTGACCCCGCAGAGCTGCACAGCTACTACCCGGAGTTTGTTGCTCTCTCGCGCGACTGCCGCTTCCCCCATTGCACCCACACACATGAACCCGGCTGCGCCGTCCGCGACGCCGTAGACCGCGAAGAAATCCATCCCCTCCGCTATCGCAACTACCTCCAGATACTCGAAAGTCAGCAAGCGTAGCGGAGCGGAGAGCGGAGAGCGGAGAGCGGAGAGCGGAGAGCGGAGAGCGGAGAGCGGAGAGCGGAGAGCGGAGAGCGGAGAGCGGAGAGCACGTCCATAGAAGACAAGGAAATCCGCACAAGATCCTGACTCCGCTTCCTGCACGACCGTCCGACCTGCACGACCATGCTCCCCGCTCTCTGCTCTCCGCTCCTGCACAAGCGTTCGACTCGCATGGCCGTGCTCTCTGCTCTCCGCTCCTGCACAAGCGTTCGACTCGCATGGCCGTGCTCTCTGCTCTCCGCTCCTGCACAAGCGTTCGACTCGCATGGCCGTGCTCTCTGCTCTCCGCTCCTGCACAAGCGTTCGACTCGCATGGCCGTGCTCTCTGCTCTCCGCTCCTGCACAAGCGTTCGACTCGCATGGCCGTGCTCTCTGCTCTCCGCTCTCCGCTCCTGCACAAGCGTTCGACTCGTATGGCCGTGCTCTCTGCTCTCCGCTCCTGCACGACCATGCTCTCCGCTATCTTCTTCGTGACGGATTCCTGGGGATCTGCCTGTGAAACTCCAGAATCATGCGTGATAGTTCGTCGAGTTGTCCAACGAGCGGCATCATACGTTCCTGTGATGTAAGACCGATCTTTGGAATGGTCAGACACATGTTGGCTGTTTCAAAGGTTGATCGTCGTGCGATGTTCAGGAAATTGCGGAACTCATTGTTCGACAAGCTGCCGGAGCCTTCCGCGATGTTGTTTGTGATGGACAACGAGGCGGATCGAACCTGCTCAGCGAAACGATACATCCTTTGCTGATCGAGGAAATCAGCAAGGCGGAATGAACGCACAACCACATCCGTCCCCCGTTGCCAGATATCGAGATTCTGAAATCGAAACATGTCATACTCCCAAAGTGAGTGGAATGAAAAAAAACATCAATACCTGTGCGGTATTAACGAAATGCGTAAATCTTTCCTGGATACAAATAGAAGAGAGCAGAGAGCAGAGAGCAGAGAGCAGAGAGCAGAGAGCAGAGAGCACGTCCATAGAAGACCAGGAAATCCGCACAAGATCCTGACTCCGCTTCCTGCACGACCGTCCGACCTGCACGACCATGCTCCCCGCTCTCTGCTCTCCGCTCCTGCACAAGCGTTCGACTCGCATGGCCGTGCTCTCTGCTCTCCGCTCCTGCACAAGCGTTCGACTCGCATGGCCGTGCTCTCTGCTCTCCGCTCCTGCACAAGCGTTCGACTCGCATGGCCGTGCTCTCTGCTCTCCGCTCCTGCACAAGCGTTCGACTCGCATGGCCGTGCTCTCTGCTTTCCGCTCCTGCACAAGCGTTCGACTCGCATGGCCGTGCTCTCCGCTCTCCGCTCCTGCACAAGCGTTCGACTCGTATGGCCGTGCTCTCTGCTCTCCGCTCCTGCACAAGCGTTCGACTCGCATGGCCGTGCTCTCTGCTCTCCGCTCCTGCACAAGCGTTCGACTCGCATGGCCGTGCTCTCTGCTCTCCGCTCCTGCACAAGCGTTCGACTCGCATGGCCGTGCTCTCTGCTCTCCGCTCCTGCACAAGCGTTCGACTCGCATGGCCGTGCTCTCTGCTCTCCGCTCTCCGCTCCTGCACAAGCGTTCGACTCGCATGGCCGTGCTCTCTGCTCTCCGCTCCTGCACCAGCATCCGACTCGCATGGTCGTGCTCTCCGCTCTCTGCTCTCCGCTCCTGCACGACCGGCCGACCTGCACGACCGTGCTCCCCCTCACAGCATCACCTCAACCTGCAGCGTCCCTTTCCCCAGAGCGTCGCCATCGACGGCATCCGCACCGTCACCCATGGAACGCACCCCGTCGCGTATGCTGATGCCGTACTTCACGCCGAGGCGCAGCCAGGGCCAAGGACGCCAGTCGGCCACAAGATAGCTCCGCAGTCCTCGTCCGTACAGCGCAATGTTCTGCATCACGCCCGGAACATCATGCTCGAATTGATACACGCGTCCGTCGTAGCCGCCGCTTTCAATAATAGCGATGCGTCCGGTGAGAACGAGTTCCGGAGTGAGAGTTGCACGACAGTCGGCGAGCAGGAGCAGTCCGTCGTCACCCTCTTTCCACGCGTCATAGCGCACCATGCTGCGGTCTGCACGGAAGCGCAGCCGCACACCGTTCTCCATCTCCGCGATCAGTTCGACGCGCAGGGCAGTGGACTGCCGTCGGGCAAGAGGCCGGATGTCGCGCCCTTGCGCGTCGATGGCGGCAACGGTGTTGTCTTTCTCCCCGTGGGTGCATCGCATGTTGAGGATGAGAGATTCCGATATCTCCCAACCTGCAGCGAGCAACATTTCCCCGCCCGAGGTCGGCAAATGCAGTAAATATGTGCGGTTCGGAAACGCGAAAACGTCCACCCATGCATCGATGCGGAGTTCCGGTACGGGACGAACCCGCAATCCGAGGTACAATCCCTGTTCGTTCTGCAGCTCGCCTCCCCGTTCGCCGAAACCGAAGCCGTGAATGTTGACGAAGCGCTCATTGTAGGATCGCCATAGAAGCACTGCCTCGGCCTGTGCATGCAACGGAGCCCGTAAACCCAGCAACGCCGCTCCGCGGTCGAGATGACACAGCGCCATTTCGCCGAACACCTGCGTACGGCCATAGCTATAAGACGCGTCACCGCCTACAACCCACGCTCTGTCACCGCGAAAACCGAAGGGCGTGTTGGGATCGGACGGCACAGAATACCACGCATGCCATGCGGACACTCCCCCACGCATGGCAGTAGCTGTACCAACCTTCTCCCATTGCGCGCGAGCGCCATACAAGTCCTCGCGCACGCTCTGTCTCCTTTGGCTTTCGCTTGGGGAGCGATGCATTCCGTCTATGCCGAAGGCTCCGGCGGTTCCTGTACTTTCATCGATCGTGGCATCCAGCGCGTTACGGCTCGCGAACGTGAGCAGCGATACCGCGCCGAATCCCAACTGCACCGCCGCGCCGCGATAGAACAGGCCCTCCGTCGCCGAAGCGTACGGTGCGAGCATGCGCGTCCCGCGACGGCCGGCGGCGAGAGCGTCCGAACCTTTGGACAGACCGAAGGACTGCCAGAACACGAGCCCGTTCCCCGCCGCCACCGTGAAGTCTCCGAGCACCGCCTGATCCACGATGCCCAAAGCCTCCGCGCTGACATAGCCACACAGATGATCGGCAAAATCGCTCTCTCCCGCATCGCGCTCTTGCAACAGACCGGCGCGTACATGTCCGAGACCCTGTGCGGTGATGCGTTGTTGTATGCGCGCCCGCCCGCCTGGGTAACGTCCGTCCAGAAATCCGGAACGCGGCCTGTCCTCCTGCTGAACTCTACCGCGGTATTGCAGGACATCAGCCAATGCTGTTGTCTCTTCGCAATCGAGTGACGCGCAGAATCGCAGCAAAGCGTACGCGTCCCGATCCATCCCTTGCAGGCGTCGGAGGCTCTTCCAGCCCGGAACGCTGTCAGAGCGCATTGCGCCGTGTATGGCCAGCGCCAGGGTCGGAGAAACCAATGGAATGGACTCCAGCTCCTCCAGTGTCGCTGATCGAAGGCATAGCGGATCTTCGGCAAAACGTTCGATTTGTTCGACGAGCAGTGAGGCATCCTCCTCGTCGCTGCGTTCCAGCAGGCGTTCGAGCGCCCGTTCCACAGCGGCACCGCGCCGGCCATTCTCCTGTCCGCAGAGGGGTGATGGAGCAAGAAACAGAATAAAAGCCACGAAGGCGAGCGCACCGTGCGCCCGAAATGTGATACATGCTGACATGACAGTACTCCCTGACTGTAATGAAAAATGGTAGTCGTGCTTGTCCCTCGACAAACGGATAATCCGTCTGCGCGCAGGCGTACGTTATAATCGGTGCACGGCGGAGCGTGCTGTAGTCTCTATGGTCATGCTGCTCTCCCGTGCAGCCGGTAGTCCATCAGGACGTGATGGAGTCGAGCGGTATTTCGTCGATGTTGACGTTGAGACGATGCTGGAACACAAACGTCACAACAATCCCCAGTACCACGGCGAACCACAGCGTGGCGACCCGGATAATGAAGGTCGAGGCCACGGCCACGTCGCGTGTCGCACCGGCCAGTATGCTCAAACCGGTCAGACTGCCTTCGGTGGTGCCCAGTCCGCCAGGCAGCATGCTCGCCGCCCCGATGACGGTGGAAAAGGCGTAGATAAACGTTGCTTTCAGCACTGTCGGCGGCGCCTCGAACACATGCAGAATGATCCAGAAACCGAAGCATTCAAAAAACCACGCGATGATGCTCAATACCGTCGCTGCGGCCAATGGACGCGGACGCAGCAGCGCATGGATGCTTTCGTAGGCGTTGTGCCCATGCTGGGCGAAGCGGCGGATTACGGGCATTCGTCCCAGGAAATCAATGACGTACAACGATCCTCTCCGCCAGGCCAGAAGCAGCGTCACCGCAAAGAAAAACACTGCGAAGCCCACCACCGCCATTCGGCTGATGTCGAACACGTACGCTCCCACGATAAGCAGCAACACCAGTCCGATAAAATCCGTCAGGCGCTCCGCCACGACTATCGGCGCCGAGCGGCTTACCGGCGTGCCGTTGACCTGTTTCAGGAGATAGGACTTCAGAACCTCACCGAGTTTCCCCGGGGTCACCGCCATGGTAAACGCGGAAAAGAAGATGATCAGGTTCTTGCCGCGCCCCGGATGCATGCCGAGTACGCGCGTGTAGTACTCCCATTTCGCGTACCGGAATACGTAGTTCAACAGCGTGCAAAGAAGAATGACGGGCGCCCAGGCCCAGTTGAAATCCATGAACGCTGCCACGAGCTTGTCGAAGTCCGCCCATATCGTCAGCGCGATGAACACCACCGCGCCGAAGGCCACCGAAAAGAGAAGCTTGCTACGCCAGCTGCCCGTCATCGGCACCTCCCCGGGGCTTGATGAATTCCTTGTACGCGCACCAGAAGCTCGACAACGGAAGACCCATCACGTTGTAGAAATCCCCGACGATGCGGCTCACGAACACCGCGCCGAAATCGTCCTGTATGCCGTACGCGCCCGCCTTGTCCATGGGACTGCCGGAGCGCACATAGTCCAGTATTTCCTCGTTGCCGAGCTTGCGGAACCACACCTCCGTGCGCTCGAATTTCGTCACCGTGCGCAGGCCCGGCATTTCCACCAGCGAATAGCCCGTGTACACTTCATGCCGCTGATCACTGAGCCGATGCAGGATGCGCACGGCGTCGGCCTCGGATTCCGGCTTGTTGATGATCTCGTCGTCGTGCACAACGATGGTATCCGCCCCGATGACGATGCCCGCAGGTAGTCTGAAAGCCACGTCACGCGCCTTGCGCTCGGCGAGTATGGTCACATGCTCTTCCGGCGTCACCGCTTCGGTTATCGTTTCATCCACCCCGCTCGGAATGCAGTCGAATATCAGACCGACCTGCCGGAGCAGATGCTTCCTTCGGGGCGATGCCGATGCGAGGACGAGAAATGACGGTTGCACGCGGGCCTGTAATGATGGTTCGTGGACTCGACACGAAACATCCAATATCGCATACGCGCACCAAAGGCGAAAGTCCCTCGCAAATGACCGCATCTCCGAGTGGATCGGTACACATCGATAACATGGTGGCTTGCGTACTCGATCGGATGAAAGTGAATGTCCGCGGAAAAGTATTTCCGGAGATGATCACGGCGCTTCCCGTTCCCACGGTGCTTCACGTGCCGCGATAGAGGCTTGTAGGTGACGCTGTAACCTTCTCCGCATGGTCGAAATGGAAGTACGAACCCAGCGTGTCCGCGTCCATCCCTCCAGGGCCGTGATCAGACACGGACACCGTCCGCGAAATTCGCTGAAAATTCGTATCATTTATGTCGGATTTGACAGTCACACAACGAATGTATATTGGAGCACACATGAACACGCAGCGTCTCTACCTCATCATCGGTCTCATTCTCGTCGCGGCTGTGGTGGTATTTATATTGGTCCCCGAAGATTCAGGCACGCCGGAGCAGCCCGCTGCCGAGCAAATGCCGCCCGGACATCCGGATATCAACGGTATGGAGCAGGGTATGGGCGACGGTCAGCCCAGCGCATCCAATGTACGCGGCGATTTCATGACCGAGTACCGCCGTCTGAAGGAAAAGGTCGCCGCACAGCCCGCAAGCGATACCAGCGATGTGCTCTCCTTTGCACGCATGCTTCTCGACGCGCACCAAGCCGCGAACGCTCTGCCCTTGCTTGAGCGCTACCATAAAGCCGCTCCGAAAAACGTCATGGTCATGCTCGATCTCGCGTTGGCGTATTACGACACGCAGAGCATAGACAAAGCGGAATCCATTACGAAAAAGGCGCTCTCCATCGAACCGAACAACACCACGGCCATGTACAACCTCGGCGCGATCTATGCCAAAACCGAGCGCAAAGCCGAGGCGAAAAGCATGTGGCAAAAACTCATCGCGCAAAGTCCCGATTCGAAAGACGCGCAACGCGCCAAAGAACTCATGAAGGAGCTGTAAGCTGCAGCATCTGATCGTATGACGTTCTGCGTATTCAGAACAGACCGCATCGGCGACGTGCTGCTCACGCTGCCCCTCGCGGCGGCACTCAAACGACACGATGCCTCGTCGCGTGTGCTGTTCTGTGCCCGGGCGTATACGGCCGATTTGCTCCGTCTCAGTTCCGATGTGGATGAGGTGATTGTCGTCTCTGACACCGACGTGTCTCTGTACGCGCCGGGTTTCGTCACCGAACTGCGGGACCGACGTATCGATGTGACGTTTTTTGCCTACCCACGACCCGGACTGGCGCTCGCGGCGCTACGCGCGGGCATACCCGTGCGCGTCGGCACCGCATACCGCTGGTTTTCACCCATGTTTACGCACAGACGCCGGGAACATCGTCGCACGGGCATGGCGCATGAAAGCGAGTACAACCTGGCGCTGCTGAACCCCCTCGGCTTCGAATACACCAAGCCTCCGCCTCCGCGCTTGCGGATCACGGACGCACTCTCTTCAACCGCGCGGGAGCTGCTCGCGGCATCGGGTATTCGGGAAGACGAACGTTTCGTCGTGCTGCACCCCGGAAGCGGAGGCAGCGCAAAGGATTGGCCGCCGGAGTACTTCGGCGAATTGGCGGCACATCTGCTCCGGGATGTATACGGATTGCGTGTTCTCGTGACCGGCACGGAAGCCGAAGACGGGCTGAAGCGCAGCGTGCTCTCCATTGCCGGTGCGCGTGCCGCTGCCTTACCTGCCGATGTTTCTCTGCCCCTCCTCGCCGCCGTGTTCGAACGGGCTGCGCTGGTAGTAGCCAATTCCACCGGACCGCTGCATCTCGCTTCGGCGGTCGGACGCCCTGTCATCGGCCTGTATCCCTTCCTCCATCAATGCCACCCGAGGCGCTGGGGTCCGCTTGGCGAGGCGGACATTTTCACGCCCGCGCAGCAATCGGATTGCGAGGACTGTGCGAGGGAGAATTGCGACCGGCATGACGACATGCGGAGGATTTCCGTCGGCGACGTACGGGATGCCGCGATGAAACGGCTTGTGCCATGAATCATCCCTTCGGCAATGCGGTCACGCGCAACTTCCTTGCTTCTCTCGCGAATACTGACGAGTATACATGTTCGATCAATCGAAAGGAACCCGCGTCAATGGAAGGGCATATAACGGGAACCATCTGGAGAAGCACAATGAAACGCATCCTCGCATATAGTATCGCCGCAGTCCTCTACTCGACACTCGCTTTCCCTTCGCTGCTGGCGCAGAAAACAGCCGATGTGACGCGGGACGGAGCGAAGCCGCCGGTATACCGCACGGTGGAGAACAATGCGTTCGATGTGGGCGAAGAGTTGACATTCGACGTCAATTACGGGTTCGTCACCGCCGGAGAGGCGAGAATGTCCATACCGTCGTACTCCTGGCAGAAGGGACGCAAATGCTACAATCTGCAGTTCCTGGTGAAGTCCACCTCGTTTTTCGATTCGTTTTACCGTGTGCGCGACCGCTACGAGTCGCATCTCGATGTGGAGGGACTCTTCCCCTGGCGCTTCATTCAGCAAATTCGCGAAGGCAAGTACAAGCGGGATTTCAGTGCGCGCTTCGATCATGATGCGAAGAAGGCGTATACCACGGAAGGCGTGTACCCTCTGCCGCCTTTCACCCAGGATGTGCTCTCCGCCTTTTACTACATGCGCACATATGACTACAGCAAGCTGAAACCCGGACAGAAAGTGACGCTGCAGAATTTCTATAAGGACAGCACCTACACACTCACCGTGGTGTACCACAAGCGTGAGACCATAGAGGTCAAGGCCGGGACATTCAGAACCATCGTGCT
Proteins encoded in this region:
- a CDS encoding alpha/beta fold hydrolase, with the translated sequence MNYLSLCSTLLLLLASTVCTDPLAAQTPAQKAAASAFVDAFAARNWDALRAIAHPDFQQKVTVEQLEKLLDDMESRAGKLQRHSFYSGEFNRSYANVVHRLHFKKDSIGLRIVVDSLNFVGGMWIEPIQKVYAFAPPPYADSTRFFEETISFGGEQALPGVITVPKGKGPFPAVVLVHGSGPQDRDQTVNGNKMFRDLAWGLASKGIMVLRYDKRTRVHGPKMNLLKLTVQEESIDDAVEGLRLLRGHSAADTNRLILLGHSLGAALAPEIATQSGVTKGVVMLAPIARPLEVVISDQLRYIASQQDTLTEQESVKLHTELQKAAQIADESLGASRLLLGVPASYYYDMHKRDQKAYARALGVPIFIARGEKDYQAPQMEYVLWQDYLKDIPKVTFKTYRNCYHPFIETDAKPGPWNYTMEGHVTEELINDLVRWCTSFSLDAADATQEKEYRVR
- the rsgA gene encoding ribosome small subunit-dependent GTPase A, with protein sequence MSGGDKGGKIHRRVQKRKDIEKQWRKGEARWSYEGDAEADENSLQHVLGAPRRHHLVDTHGEHEAVVVQTGGTHTLLQDGTVILRAKPRRSTTSENRKSTLIAIGDRVRYRPASADEAIITHVYERNSWLLRQSIRDAEYAQVLVANIDMVVVTTAATAELLRPGLIDRYLIAAAMGGMDTCVVVNKIDLPDEEDRAWVEEVAAMYRDAGYEAVLTSCVTGEGMEELRVVLKDKLSAFSGHSGVGKTSILNELLPELREKTADLSEQSQRGMHTTTRSTLYALPGGGAIADTPGIREFGLFYFDPAELHSYYPEFVALSRDCRFPHCTHTHEPGCAVRDAVDREEIHPLRYRNYLQILESQQA
- a CDS encoding four helix bundle protein; the encoded protein is MFRFQNLDIWQRGTDVVVRSFRLADFLDQQRMYRFAEQVRSASLSITNNIAEGSGSLSNNEFRNFLNIARRSTFETANMCLTIPKIGLTSQERMMPLVGQLDELSRMILEFHRQIPRNPSRRR
- a CDS encoding flippase-like domain-containing protein, giving the protein MTGSWRSKLLFSVAFGAVVFIALTIWADFDKLVAAFMDFNWAWAPVILLCTLLNYVFRYAKWEYYTRVLGMHPGRGKNLIIFFSAFTMAVTPGKLGEVLKSYLLKQVNGTPVSRSAPIVVAERLTDFIGLVLLLIVGAYVFDISRMAVVGFAVFFFAVTLLLAWRRGSLYVIDFLGRMPVIRRFAQHGHNAYESIHALLRPRPLAAATVLSIIAWFFECFGFWIILHVFEAPPTVLKATFIYAFSTVIGAASMLPGGLGTTEGSLTGLSILAGATRDVAVASTFIIRVATLWFAVVLGIVVTFVFQHRLNVNIDEIPLDSITS
- a CDS encoding Maf family protein, with amino-acid sequence MQPSFLVLASASPRRKHLLRQVGLIFDCIPSGVDETITEAVTPEEHVTILAERKARDVAFRLPAGIVIGADTIVVHDDEIINKPESEADAVRILHRLSDQRHEVYTGYSLVEMPGLRTVTKFERTEVWFRKLGNEEILDYVRSGSPMDKAGAYGIQDDFGAVFVSRIVGDFYNVMGLPLSSFWCAYKEFIKPRGGADDGQLA
- a CDS encoding tetratricopeptide repeat protein, which codes for MNTQRLYLIIGLILVAAVVVFILVPEDSGTPEQPAAEQMPPGHPDINGMEQGMGDGQPSASNVRGDFMTEYRRLKEKVAAQPASDTSDVLSFARMLLDAHQAANALPLLERYHKAAPKNVMVMLDLALAYYDTQSIDKAESITKKALSIEPNNTTAMYNLGAIYAKTERKAEAKSMWQKLIAQSPDSKDAQRAKELMKEL
- a CDS encoding glycosyltransferase family 9 protein; the protein is MTFCVFRTDRIGDVLLTLPLAAALKRHDASSRVLFCARAYTADLLRLSSDVDEVIVVSDTDVSLYAPGFVTELRDRRIDVTFFAYPRPGLALAALRAGIPVRVGTAYRWFSPMFTHRRREHRRTGMAHESEYNLALLNPLGFEYTKPPPPRLRITDALSSTARELLAASGIREDERFVVLHPGSGGSAKDWPPEYFGELAAHLLRDVYGLRVLVTGTEAEDGLKRSVLSIAGARAAALPADVSLPLLAAVFERAALVVANSTGPLHLASAVGRPVIGLYPFLHQCHPRRWGPLGEADIFTPAQQSDCEDCARENCDRHDDMRRISVGDVRDAAMKRLVP
- a CDS encoding DUF3108 domain-containing protein encodes the protein MKRILAYSIAAVLYSTLAFPSLLAQKTADVTRDGAKPPVYRTVENNAFDVGEELTFDVNYGFVTAGEARMSIPSYSWQKGRKCYNLQFLVKSTSFFDSFYRVRDRYESHLDVEGLFPWRFIQQIREGKYKRDFSARFDHDAKKAYTTEGVYPLPPFTQDVLSAFYYMRTYDYSKLKPGQKVTLQNFYKDSTYTLTVVYHKRETIEVKAGTFRTIVLEPIMEEGGLFKASGRILVWVTDDERKIPIQVDAEIPIGSITSELTEMKGIKGPVRARVK